GTTATATGTGTCAGGGAAAGATATAGGGATCTCTGAAATCATAAGAGAAAACCGAAGGGGAAGAATGAGATACACTAGTTCATTATTGTCGACAAAGTATGAATACAACAATGCGGCTCATTCCACAGCAACAGGGAGAAGCAAACCTGGCTTGTAATTTTTCATGCTAGTGAAGTATAAATTGGTTTTCTTGGCTAATGTGGAATGTTGATATCagaaaagacattttaaaaaagcatcagAAGCTTATAATGAGGAGCTGAAGGATTGTTTTTCTTTCCGTGAGCCAGTCACTGTTTGGAGTTGGGTGCATGGCATACATTATAGCTCAGCTGGTAAAGCATAGCATTAGAAACACCAAAGGCTTGGATTAAATTCCCAGAGGGAACAGTATAAACCTGAAACATATATGTGAATGTTTAGCTTCGGGTGCTGTGCTGTATATGTGGTAGCTTAAATACAGTAAACCACAGCTATTGATCAATAAGCATAAACAACGGTCAAAACTATTCAATTTTTGCCGCtactattttttctattttgttaAATTCTCATTATTGTGGATATTGTGGAGGTTTAAAGCGAAGtctaattttttaattaatttcctTATTTTGTTAACTCTCATTGGGTTTTGAAAGCTCATTTAAACAGTTCTATTagtttgtcatgatttattattattcactgCAAAATAGTAGCAGCAAAAATGGAATAGTTTTGACCGTTGTTTATGCTTATTGATCAATAGCTGTGGTTTACTGTATTTAAGCTACCACATATACAGCACAGCACCCGAAGCTAAACATTCACGTATATGTTTCAGGTTTATACTGTTCCTAAATCCAAGGGCAGAGAGCAATACCACTTAAATGTTGTGGGTAAAATACCTCTAAtagaataaaaacacatttaaaagtgtGTGAAATGTCATTCTTATGTAGctcataataaaaatacactgATATTATGGTGTGCATTAGGAGGTGACTTCAATAACCTATCTTCACTTAGTAGTAATAGGAAACCCTGTCCCCACAGGAAGTCCTGTTAACAGTGGGGATCTTATTATATTAGCACACACAGCGAGATATCAAAGCGAGTTTTCTAATATTGACGAACATTCATAAGCAAACTGGTATTTTTATATACACAGAGGGacagcagtaaaaaaaaacctgGATGTAAATTTAAACACACAGTACACAGAAGATCACAATATATATTAAGAACATAACTTCTAGGCTGGGTGTCCTTTAGAAGGCTCCTGTATGTGTACAGAGCACCAGATGCACAGTATTTTTTACATTCCAAATTACCTGCAAATGACCATCATTAGATTTCTATGTACAGTAAGtgatttaaaggagtagttcaccttcaaaatgaaaattctgtcatcatttacacgccctcttgtcatttcaaacctgtatgactttctttcttcttcagaacacaaaaggagatattttgaaaaatgttggtaacagaacagcacagcctgccatttacttctattgtatccagtgcaagtgaatgggagGCTGTcaacaacgttcttcaaaatatctttctattgtgttccgcagaagaaataaagtcatacaggtttgaaatgacaagagggtgagtaaatgatgacagaattttcattgaaggtgaactactcctttaaagcaAGCAACATTAACAAGACATTTAGCATTCTCACCAGTTCTGAATGCCCCTTGTGTGGATAATTATCTGGATGATGCTGCCGAGCTGTCATCTCTATAAGATACTGAAATACATTTGGATGTGTGCAAGCTGAAGGATATGGCCATGCAGTCAAAATGAAACATGACTAACTAGGCTGATGTATTTGTATTTACAGAGCTCTGATGAGAACAAGGTATCTTGGCTAAGCGCCTGTCTGGCAGTAATGCTAATTGAGAATGAGCCAGGACTGATAGGGATGTAGCCTGAAATACATGGTGGGGTACAACCAGTGTTCTCATGAGATAAAGAGAATGTAAGTGACAATTAACAAATTAGCAGGGCATATACATAAACAATATACAATTTGTACCACATAGAAGTTATTATgtctatggaaagtccccacAATGTATAAAGACAAACCCAAATGTCCTCACATATAATATAGTTACTTTTCACCTTGTGGGGAAATTGTTGGTCCCTATGAGGAAAATTTGAAGCAACATGTCACGAAAAACGACAAGCATAATATTTCGCATACTTACAGCAACTGATACGGTAAGATGCCACTACATTTACACTTGTCGTGGTTTTATTATAGCTACAGTGCGTTAGCccaaaatacatatattttttcagcACACAGCAAATGTGGAAATACTGTGTAACAATGTGGAAAATGTGTTTCACAAGAACAACACTTTCAATTTAACATAGCGACATAGACATTCaacgcaataaaaacattacatgcTGTACCTATATTAATATAGTAATAGGGTACAGCTTTTTTCTTTTGCTGTCTCTGTTGACATAACATGTTTGGCAACAcaagaaataaattatttgttctttGATATCAATGGTTGCATTGGCACCAAAAAGCAAGTTCAGCACAGCGCGCGTCATCAGACCCGCAGAAACAACAGCTCCTTCAGTTTTTTCCTGAACTCTCTGCGCATGAGGCAGTAAATAAGTAGGTTTAAACAGCTGTTTGCGTGTGCTAAGCACACCGTCACCGGAAACACATAGGTGTGAACGATATAATAAGTCTTATCCCAGTGCACTACATTGAATTTGACCAGCACGCCCCAAAACGTGATGGCATGATTGGGCATCCAGCAGAGGAAAAACGACAAAACCACGATGGTGACGGACTTTGTGACTTGCGTTCTTCGCTTTGAATTGTTCTTCATGCTGCGCTGTCGGATGAGCCTCAGCAGCATCAGGTAACTCATTGATACTATTGCCATGGGGATAATAAACGCGATCAATATCTTTTGCAAATGACAGACTGCCAACCAATACTGCCCGTCGGGGAATCTCAATAAACAAAGTTTCTCGCCGGCCACGTTAGTGACTGTTGAGAAGATGGATGTTGGCGCGGTGGCCACGGTGGCCAGAGACCAGAGGATGACAGCGACCCATTTGATAGAGCAACTGGTTTGTCTGGTGCTGTCCTTGAGCGCAGAGGCCACCGACCAGTAGCGCGTGATGCTCATAGCGGTTAGAAAGAAGACACTGGCGTACATGTTCATCACAGTCACAGAAAGTACGATCTTACACATGGCATCTCCAAACGGCCAGCTGAAGTCCAGCGCGGTGTCCACGGCCCAGAACGGCAAAGTGAGCACGAACTGAAAGTCCGTCACGGCCATATTGAAGATGAAGAAGTTGATTTTGGATTTGCATGTCTCTTGTTTAACGCGAATAAAGAAAAAGACCAAAAGGTTCCCGATCAAACCTACGGCGCAAACCACAGAGTAGGTGATGGAGATTATGAACCGCAGCACTGGGCTCCCATCGGCAGTCACATCGATGTCTTCCAAGCTTTTGAAGCGCTCCTGATCACTGATCGAACTGTTGATCACGCCGCTTTGATTACTGTCTCCCATCACATCCAACCACTTCACAACTTCATTGCCCGTGGCCATATAGGCTTAAAGATTAACGTGTACCTCTCTATATTCagaaactttattatttaagttcGTTGTCGAGGCTTTTGTACCTAAACATCGCTCATATCTAAACAATACCAACTCATGCGCATCCTGTGCCAACGCAATGAGCGTAATGGGACGCGCTCTAAGAATTTATGTCAGGCGCTTCTTAAACTCCCCGCCCATCCACTGAGCGATTCGTCGTTCCGTTTGATTGACAGAACAACTTTTCATGCTGAGAAAAGGTTCACAAACGTCGAGTCGTTCGTTTTAGTATATAAAAGCATTATCATCACAAAATACCAGAAATCATAAAATGTGTAAACGTATTCGAATTAATTTCTGGATAAAATGATCTATTTAGCATAATAGCCTACATGTAAACTGTAATAACTAATTAGTTGGAAGAATATCTTGACCAAATAGTTACATCAATATACAGTCTTCTTAGGTCAAGATTATTCCTTAAAATAACGTACAGTTAAGCGCGCGGTTTCAAGACAGCAGGTGGATTTTGACATTTTGGTAAGCGTTCACTGCCACCTACTGTTCAATAAGtgacataaaaaagaaataaaatgatgcTCCATTATAACCACCACTTCAAAGCTTATGTTTCAACTAGaaaagtgtttaattttttaacAAGAGCAGCAGTAAAATTGGATAAAGTCAGAGACAAAGATGTGAACGTGGATTAAAATAGAAGACTGTAGATTTAGAGATAAAGTTTAAGAGAAAGTGCGTTGTGTGAATGGTAATATTGACCGTTTTAATACTGTAATTTGATGAATGTATGATGAATGGTTAAATTTTGATTTTAACTTGCAAAAATATCACTTACCTGAAGGGAAATTATCATATTTAAGAGTTTACAAACATTTGCTGGTTGGAGTTGCTTatgtaaagtgtgtgttttattatttatagcgGCAATCTGAGAagtgctaaattaagatgaagCATAAAATAAGGATATATTCCATATCAAATattgtcatttcttttttttaaactgtgaatggAAAAGGTGTGTTTTTGCTGTGACTACCCACAAATACGAACAACACCCTGTTTAGTACCCAATGATCTTCACCTTTCCACAAACTGATTTTAACTTGACCTTTATCTCTGAGGAGATGTTTTTAAGTACGTAAACTATTCAACACCATTATAAGGGAGTCAAAACTGTAATGTAAGAAATTCATAATTTTGTTACACATCATGCCTCtaacataaatgtaagtaaaacaaTGTACAATGTaactctaaaataaaaaataaggccACCGTTAACTCAATGCATTTTATTACATCTAAATGTCTCTACATAAACATGTAACATTCAATAGGTAAACAAATTCTTTCAATGcatgtaataaatattttttttcacttaGTACTTTATACAAACTGACATTGGTCTACTGTACAATATGTCTTCCacatcttaaaaatcttttttcctctctctctcataaaaCATGCCACAGACACAGAGTGGATTAAATTTAAGGCAGTGAGCATAGATGTCAGCTTACAGAAATGGAAAAGAAAACTGGACACCAAGTCCACTTGTAGCACAGTTCTGCGTCaaaaatacactcttaaaaataaaggtgcttaaaaggttcttcacagcgataccacagaagaaccatttttggctccacaaagaaccattcagccaaaggttctttaaagaaccaactctttattacttttttataatccgaataaccttttttcgccacaaataaccttttgtgaaacagaatgatgtttaaggttctttatggaaccaaaaggttcttctatggcatcgaagaaccttttgaagcacctttttttaagagtgcattGTGATGTTGCGGATTCCACTTCAACACATAAATGCACATCACTAGAACATCCAAGTTGTTTGCCGTACatcataaacaaaaacatgtgcacacactgtcaaacacacattcatacacacacataaccCTTCCTTTATTCAACAATGCCAATTAATGAAAACTATTATATGTTCTTTAATGTAATTGAACCCAGACTGTTACATGGTAACCATGGTATCAAACCTTGTCAATTACATAATGTCATATCCAACTTATACATTAAAGGAAGAGAACTGTCCATCTTaacatttactttttaaaatagagTCGTCAATTAACACTGTTAGGATCAAACAATAACGGTCAGTTTGTTCACGGGAATTTTGCAGCATCTG
This region of Triplophysa rosa linkage group LG1, Trosa_1v2, whole genome shotgun sequence genomic DNA includes:
- the rxfp3.3a1 gene encoding relaxin-3 receptor 1, yielding MATGNEVVKWLDVMGDSNQSGVINSSISDQERFKSLEDIDVTADGSPVLRFIISITYSVVCAVGLIGNLLVFFFIRVKQETCKSKINFFIFNMAVTDFQFVLTLPFWAVDTALDFSWPFGDAMCKIVLSVTVMNMYASVFFLTAMSITRYWSVASALKDSTRQTSCSIKWVAVILWSLATVATAPTSIFSTVTNVAGEKLCLLRFPDGQYWLAVCHLQKILIAFIIPMAIVSMSYLMLLRLIRQRSMKNNSKRRTQVTKSVTIVVLSFFLCWMPNHAITFWGVLVKFNVVHWDKTYYIVHTYVFPVTVCLAHANSCLNLLIYCLMRREFRKKLKELLFLRV